One Paraburkholderia agricolaris DNA segment encodes these proteins:
- a CDS encoding glycosyltransferase family 4 protein, which yields MKIAMAGQNYFVRGGSDKVLIETEKMLRAYGHEVAPFCGADKENQASEWLEFFPKKEVSISSPRLSDVVRYMYNFDAKKAVRRFIREFGPDVFHCHIYYGKLSASILAEVKSHAIPLVQTIHEYKLVCPTYQLSSNGSVCEKCANFKFHNVLTHRCNKGSVMRSAASMVESYVSYMFGSVEKIDRFIAVSDFQRNKVVSMGVPEHKVSTIHNFVDISEIVPEYRAGRYFIYFGRVEKEKGIWVLLAAFKKIKNINLLIVGVGGAYEDAKEYCRKNAMSNVTFFGFATRDQLGGLVRGATASIVPSVWYETFGLSAAESLAYGKPVIAADIGGLPEVLSAGDDSTLVEAGNVDALITAVEEMAYGKLDLEKMGRVGRKNVESKFSRPAHYEKLSALYRSVMS from the coding sequence ATGAAAATCGCCATGGCTGGCCAGAACTACTTCGTACGAGGTGGCTCTGACAAGGTTCTTATAGAAACAGAGAAAATGCTTCGTGCCTACGGCCACGAAGTTGCACCTTTTTGTGGTGCGGATAAGGAGAACCAGGCCAGCGAATGGCTGGAATTTTTCCCGAAAAAGGAAGTATCAATTTCGTCACCGCGCCTGAGCGATGTTGTTCGATACATGTACAACTTCGATGCGAAGAAAGCCGTTCGGAGATTTATCAGGGAATTCGGTCCTGATGTATTTCATTGCCACATTTACTACGGGAAGCTTTCGGCTTCTATTTTGGCTGAGGTGAAAAGTCACGCCATACCGCTGGTGCAGACAATTCACGAGTACAAGCTTGTATGTCCAACGTATCAACTCAGCTCCAACGGTTCTGTTTGCGAGAAGTGTGCGAATTTCAAGTTTCACAATGTCCTCACACATCGATGCAACAAGGGGTCCGTAATGCGATCGGCCGCTTCTATGGTCGAGAGTTACGTTAGCTATATGTTCGGTTCCGTTGAGAAGATAGACAGATTTATAGCCGTTAGCGATTTTCAACGGAACAAGGTCGTAAGCATGGGTGTTCCGGAGCACAAGGTCTCCACCATACATAATTTTGTGGATATTAGCGAAATAGTTCCCGAGTACCGCGCGGGCCGGTATTTCATATATTTCGGACGCGTAGAAAAAGAGAAGGGAATCTGGGTGCTCCTTGCGGCCTTCAAGAAGATTAAAAACATCAACCTGTTGATTGTGGGTGTCGGCGGCGCCTATGAAGATGCCAAGGAATATTGCCGGAAGAACGCTATGTCGAACGTGACGTTCTTCGGATTTGCCACTCGAGATCAGTTGGGCGGCTTAGTCAGAGGAGCGACGGCAAGCATCGTTCCATCCGTCTGGTACGAAACCTTCGGACTGTCGGCTGCAGAGTCGCTGGCGTATGGGAAACCGGTGATTGCTGCCGACATCGGGGGGCTCCCAGAAGTATTGAGTGCCGGGGACGACTCGACGCTTGTCGAAGCCGGCAACGTTGACGCGCTCATTACCGCAGTCGAAGAAATGGCATATGGAAAGCTCGATCTGGAAAAAATGGGGCGTGTGGGCAGGAAGAATGTCGAAAGTAAATTTAGCAGACCCGCGCATTACGAGAAGTTGTCCGCACTGTATCGCTCGGTAATGTCATGA
- a CDS encoding glycosyltransferase family 2 protein, producing the protein MKDRLRTVKQDVKLAFAVVRALVDHLTTEVTWILCRATRRTAQLDRRVIVSLTSYPPRFRTLHLTLKTILLQSVQPAAVVLWIAEEDSEHLPANVLALQSWGLEIHFCENLRSYKKLVPALSAYKGMAVVTADDDVVYWRTWLADLLEQYNESSPEILCHRMHVVKTNSDGLPDAYRTWHWCSESLQKNPLNFATGVGGVLYPPNVFDGEATNVDRMKSLCPQADDVWFYWMARARGILVRKVPSSGTVKFWLGSQEVALWKSNLGSDENDVQIAAMIKEYGFMGGP; encoded by the coding sequence ATGAAAGACAGATTGCGAACCGTTAAGCAGGACGTCAAGTTGGCTTTCGCTGTGGTGAGAGCCCTGGTGGATCATTTAACGACCGAAGTAACGTGGATTCTCTGCCGTGCAACGCGCCGAACGGCGCAACTCGACCGGCGAGTTATCGTCAGCCTTACCTCATATCCGCCGAGGTTCCGGACCCTGCATTTAACGCTCAAGACGATTCTCTTGCAAAGCGTGCAACCGGCCGCGGTAGTACTTTGGATAGCCGAAGAGGATTCGGAGCATTTGCCGGCCAATGTACTGGCGCTGCAGAGTTGGGGGCTGGAGATTCACTTCTGCGAAAACTTGCGGTCATACAAGAAACTGGTGCCCGCTCTGTCCGCCTATAAAGGCATGGCAGTGGTTACAGCCGATGACGACGTCGTCTATTGGCGGACATGGCTCGCCGACCTGCTTGAGCAATACAACGAGAGCTCGCCGGAAATTCTTTGTCACCGGATGCATGTCGTTAAAACCAACTCTGACGGGCTACCCGATGCATACAGAACCTGGCACTGGTGCTCGGAGTCTTTGCAAAAAAATCCATTGAATTTTGCTACGGGAGTGGGCGGCGTTCTTTATCCACCCAACGTCTTCGACGGCGAAGCAACAAACGTGGACAGAATGAAAAGCCTTTGCCCGCAAGCTGACGACGTCTGGTTTTACTGGATGGCGAGAGCCAGGGGCATTCTGGTCAGAAAAGTCCCGTCAAGCGGAACCGTCAAATTCTGGCTCGGCTCCCAGGAGGTCGCACTGTGGAAGTCAAACCTCGGAAGCGACGAGAACGACGTGCAGATTGCGGCGATGATTAAAGAATATGGATTTATGGGCGGCCCATGA
- a CDS encoding low molecular weight protein-tyrosine-phosphatase: MSTSVLVVCDGNLCRSPMAAGILSHRLPELSIASAGIGAVVGHRADPLARELLIERGIDIDGHIARQVTLSMVTDATVIFVMTDVQKRFFESRYPFSTGRVFRLGHHRGIDVIDPYRKDRSVFEHVLSTIDTALDDWYVALREMNATVM; encoded by the coding sequence ATGAGCACATCAGTACTTGTCGTTTGCGATGGAAACCTGTGCCGTAGCCCAATGGCCGCTGGAATTCTTTCGCACCGCCTGCCGGAGCTGAGTATCGCATCAGCCGGCATTGGTGCGGTAGTGGGCCACCGCGCCGACCCTCTTGCGCGAGAGCTTCTAATTGAGCGTGGCATCGACATCGATGGACATATTGCTCGTCAGGTAACCCTGAGCATGGTCACGGATGCAACGGTGATATTCGTAATGACCGACGTCCAGAAGCGATTCTTTGAGTCTCGTTACCCCTTCTCCACGGGACGGGTTTTTCGGCTTGGACACCATCGCGGGATTGATGTGATCGACCCGTATCGTAAAGACCGTTCAGTTTTCGAACACGTCTTGTCTACTATCGACACTGCGCTTGACGACTGGTATGTGGCGCTGCGCGAAATGAACGCAACGGTAATGTGA
- a CDS encoding O-antigen ligase family protein has translation MTILSFGAYIGLIKDGGARDQGLDNAIPYNGPLNALPIVWGGVTLAVVFFVWIVCRFKIRPHWALLGLGALSICSALWAEVPKASLGAALLLIAAYLLVATHIKLAGWDGTIRAAIKGFLIFELSSFIYIFLIPHYGVAVGEHLGKWQGIFTHKNSLGSFAALAFSISFWYWLISKNKFAALSAVLAAILTIGSQSTTAIGIVVVLFLFNSACTFSFIRKFIYRYRLLILLGLLLLSAFAVYAAIALGMDSPDEKYATFSNRNVIWLYIFAKVAASPIWGYGLDQLSVANSLDGSDFTSQVGFLVASAHNGFIETLYSLGLCGEVIVFLLITVFVKNLKNNQTFTLFFGYMFIFILENTFESRMVSFNSHFIVFLYLFEISAAMNGEVVRRSLTKTSAPVYLRAS, from the coding sequence ATGACGATTCTGTCATTCGGCGCATACATCGGCTTGATCAAAGATGGCGGGGCGCGCGACCAGGGCCTGGACAATGCTATTCCCTACAACGGTCCTCTGAACGCGTTGCCCATTGTTTGGGGCGGTGTGACGCTGGCGGTTGTATTTTTTGTATGGATTGTCTGCAGGTTCAAAATCCGACCGCATTGGGCCTTGCTGGGTCTCGGCGCGCTATCGATCTGCTCCGCGTTGTGGGCCGAGGTGCCTAAGGCATCTTTGGGTGCGGCTTTGCTGTTGATTGCAGCGTATCTGCTGGTCGCGACACATATTAAGTTGGCTGGCTGGGACGGGACGATCCGCGCGGCGATAAAAGGATTTCTTATATTCGAGTTGTCGAGTTTTATATACATATTCCTGATTCCTCACTATGGGGTGGCAGTTGGTGAACACCTGGGGAAATGGCAAGGTATTTTTACTCATAAAAATTCTCTCGGATCGTTCGCGGCGCTCGCATTCTCGATTTCATTCTGGTATTGGTTGATCTCGAAGAACAAGTTTGCTGCCCTGAGTGCAGTTCTTGCCGCCATATTGACTATTGGAAGTCAGTCGACGACCGCAATCGGTATTGTGGTCGTGCTGTTCCTGTTCAATTCGGCGTGCACTTTCAGCTTTATAAGAAAATTCATTTATCGTTATCGTCTTTTGATCCTGCTGGGTTTGTTGCTGCTCAGTGCTTTCGCGGTCTATGCCGCCATCGCCCTGGGGATGGATTCGCCCGATGAAAAATACGCAACCTTTTCAAACCGGAATGTCATCTGGCTTTACATCTTCGCGAAAGTTGCCGCGTCGCCGATCTGGGGCTACGGACTTGATCAGCTAAGCGTGGCGAATAGCCTTGATGGTTCGGACTTTACGTCGCAGGTCGGATTTCTGGTGGCCTCCGCGCATAACGGATTCATCGAGACGCTTTACTCGTTGGGGTTGTGCGGAGAGGTGATTGTCTTCCTGTTGATCACTGTATTTGTTAAGAATCTTAAAAATAACCAGACATTTACCCTGTTTTTTGGGTACATGTTTATTTTCATTCTCGAAAACACCTTTGAGTCGAGAATGGTCAGCTTCAATTCTCATTTCATTGTCTTTCTATATTTGTTTGAGATATCTGCGGCGATGAATGGGGAGGTTGTTCGGCGATCGCTAACTAAAACAAGCGCACCGGTTTACCTGAGAGCATCATGA
- a CDS encoding glycoside hydrolase family 5 protein, which yields MISKKSIAGVFLCLLALTSMPAVAFDWATARGFNVTPNVSDADLEYIASIGCSVVRVSFGDSPLLSLTGSYESNEATFKKLDHIIEVAKKNHLAVVIDPHALPGFKNRYTTSPHDVFWSSDLLQNRLKSLWVQIAQRYRSDGQAVLGFDLLNEPVTAVPSADNNYFDWNKFVESLVSVIRANNKAAYIVIEPARQLNAQGGYDSFFSALSRLKLPRTDRMVVSPHMYTPMELTHEGVLPQFSAAVHYPGRIAGEQWDANKIRATLVVARQYGDANHVPIFIGEFSASVISGDDGDRYLADLLDVMDQLSFGWAFHAFKENPLWNPQQTTLRMASNGRTVRMNTIISALKGK from the coding sequence ATGATTTCAAAAAAATCGATTGCGGGTGTTTTTTTGTGCTTGCTGGCGCTCACCTCGATGCCGGCTGTTGCATTCGATTGGGCAACAGCACGGGGTTTTAACGTAACACCAAATGTGTCCGACGCAGATCTCGAATATATCGCGAGCATCGGATGTAGTGTGGTTCGCGTTTCATTCGGTGACTCGCCGCTGTTAAGCCTGACTGGCTCGTATGAGAGCAACGAGGCCACCTTCAAGAAACTTGACCACATAATTGAGGTCGCGAAGAAGAATCATCTGGCCGTTGTTATCGATCCCCACGCGCTGCCGGGGTTCAAGAATCGATACACGACGTCGCCGCATGACGTTTTCTGGTCATCCGATTTGCTTCAGAACAGATTGAAGTCGCTTTGGGTTCAGATTGCGCAGCGCTATCGCAGCGACGGCCAGGCGGTGTTGGGATTTGACCTGTTGAACGAACCTGTAACGGCGGTACCGTCGGCCGACAATAATTATTTTGATTGGAACAAGTTTGTCGAATCGTTAGTCTCGGTAATTCGAGCCAACAATAAAGCGGCATACATCGTTATCGAGCCGGCGAGGCAGCTTAACGCGCAAGGGGGCTACGACAGTTTCTTTTCCGCACTGAGCCGTCTCAAGCTTCCACGTACGGATCGGATGGTTGTAAGTCCCCATATGTACACGCCAATGGAATTGACGCATGAAGGCGTGCTGCCGCAGTTCTCCGCGGCGGTTCACTACCCTGGGAGAATCGCCGGAGAGCAGTGGGACGCGAACAAGATCCGGGCCACCCTCGTTGTCGCGAGGCAGTACGGTGACGCCAATCATGTTCCGATTTTCATCGGGGAGTTTAGTGCAAGCGTCATATCGGGTGATGATGGGGATCGTTACCTCGCCGACCTGCTTGATGTCATGGATCAGCTTTCGTTTGGCTGGGCCTTCCACGCATTTAAGGAAAATCCGCTCTGGAATCCCCAGCAAACGACTTTGCGCATGGCTTCGAATGGGAGGACCGTCAGAATGAACACGATTATTAGCGCTTTAAAAGGTAAATAG
- a CDS encoding glycosyltransferase family 2 protein — MMNNNALISVVIPTYNREATIARAVESALKQTWTNIEVIVIDDGSTDGTEEVVRTINDPRVRYLRNDRNLKGGASRNKGGTLARGEYIAFLDSDDEWLAGKLATQMEAVLEHGNPKAVVCYTRLRVRRDGKEFMEPARGIGRGEQVGDYLFKNSGHIQTSSLFMSKELFESCLFDSRLLKHQDWDLAIRLQLIGAEFVFIESAETIWYQDSKTNRVSSLVDNDGSKEWIRRYGDHLSKGAIFGFMAIIIAPELANGPLSERIKAAGILIAALFLRAVKVRKFVTDFARVVVGRKVINSCKTAFYGVRGVLVK, encoded by the coding sequence ATGATGAACAACAATGCGCTTATCAGTGTTGTCATTCCTACCTACAACCGGGAGGCTACTATCGCCCGCGCGGTAGAAAGCGCGCTTAAACAGACCTGGACGAATATTGAAGTAATAGTCATAGACGACGGTTCAACTGATGGTACGGAAGAAGTCGTCAGGACGATAAATGATCCTCGCGTCCGATACTTAAGGAATGACAGGAACCTCAAGGGAGGCGCCTCGCGGAATAAAGGCGGTACCTTGGCGCGCGGCGAATACATAGCATTTCTCGACTCAGATGACGAGTGGCTGGCGGGGAAACTGGCCACTCAAATGGAAGCCGTGTTGGAGCACGGGAACCCAAAGGCTGTCGTTTGTTATACAAGGCTGCGGGTGAGGCGAGACGGCAAAGAGTTTATGGAACCTGCTCGTGGAATTGGACGTGGGGAACAGGTCGGCGACTACCTGTTCAAGAATTCGGGGCACATTCAGACAAGCTCGCTGTTCATGTCGAAAGAGCTTTTCGAAAGCTGCCTATTCGATTCGAGACTGCTAAAGCATCAGGATTGGGATCTGGCGATTCGCTTGCAGTTGATTGGCGCTGAATTTGTGTTTATTGAAAGTGCTGAGACGATCTGGTACCAGGATTCGAAAACGAATCGTGTTTCTTCGCTCGTAGACAACGATGGTTCAAAAGAGTGGATTAGGCGGTACGGCGATCATCTGTCGAAAGGTGCAATTTTTGGATTCATGGCAATCATAATCGCACCGGAATTAGCAAACGGTCCGCTTTCTGAGCGTATCAAGGCGGCAGGGATACTGATTGCCGCACTTTTTCTTCGCGCGGTAAAAGTCCGAAAGTTCGTCACCGACTTCGCCAGGGTTGTTGTTGGGCGAAAGGTCATCAATTCATGTAAGACGGCGTTCTACGGTGTAAGAGGAGTGCTGGTGAAATGA
- a CDS encoding polysaccharide biosynthesis tyrosine autokinase: MTNLKDIRLLEEKTDDDLSIGEYIAVLQNNRKLILIVTLVVTVLSVAYAIIAKPVYRANMIVQVEDSDTSAALLGDLAPLLGAKSETTAEIEILRSRLVLGQTVSKLKLYISAKPKYFPVIGRWFARRAEDHELANLPEGSLAKPLLGLESFAWGGEKIKVERFDVPKTYVESKFTLVSDGSGKYHLLDNDNDVVLNGVVGQEAHGRVDDGPVTSLVSELNARPNTKFNLLRYSESERVEDLQDKLVIAEQGKQSGILETTLDGTDAEETKDTLNAIADEYVYQNVQLNTAETEKTLVFLDQQLPALKKELESSEERYNNFRNRSGTVSLSEEAKLVLQQSVDANSTLLELKQKRVELLQRFNPASHNVATIDSQISAAQDQVGLLARRITALPDLEQSALRLMRDVTVNTDLYTGLLNSAQQLKVLKAGKVGNVRIVDRAVQPDKPVKPKRPLVVALGVVLGLILGTVAAFINRAIVRGVEDGDVIERATGVSIFAAIPQSEQQSALENSMRKGEEGIFALAKVRPDDPTIESIRSLRTSLQFAMLNSTNNIVVVTGPSPGVGKSFIGSNLAAVLATTGKRVLLIDADMRRGHLHQFFDTPRENGLSELILGTHTVEQATRRQVLENLDLITTGTVPPNPAELLLADRFAKLLHQLAASYDIVLVDTPPVLAVTDAAIVAKLAGTTLLALRHGQHPLPEIAEAVRRLRQGGAVLKGAIFNGIPRRVIGYGRYYGGYYTYQYGRIKK, encoded by the coding sequence ATGACCAACTTAAAAGACATTCGGCTCCTCGAGGAAAAAACAGATGATGATCTGAGCATCGGCGAATATATCGCTGTGCTCCAGAACAACAGAAAGTTGATCTTGATTGTCACGCTTGTTGTAACTGTGTTGAGCGTGGCGTACGCGATCATTGCGAAGCCTGTCTACCGCGCAAACATGATCGTTCAGGTTGAGGATTCCGATACCTCCGCCGCGCTATTAGGAGACCTGGCCCCTCTGCTTGGTGCCAAGTCGGAAACGACGGCGGAAATCGAGATCCTCAGATCGCGGCTCGTACTTGGGCAGACGGTTTCAAAGCTGAAGCTGTACATCTCGGCAAAGCCGAAGTACTTCCCGGTCATCGGTCGCTGGTTTGCGCGCCGCGCTGAAGATCACGAGCTGGCAAACTTGCCGGAGGGTTCTCTGGCCAAACCGTTACTCGGTCTTGAAAGCTTCGCGTGGGGTGGTGAGAAAATAAAGGTAGAGCGCTTCGACGTTCCGAAAACCTATGTGGAAAGTAAATTCACTCTGGTCTCAGACGGGAGCGGAAAATACCATCTGCTGGACAACGATAACGATGTCGTGCTGAATGGCGTGGTGGGTCAGGAAGCCCACGGTCGGGTCGATGATGGTCCGGTTACGTCTCTTGTGAGTGAACTCAATGCCCGCCCCAACACGAAGTTCAATCTCTTGCGCTATTCGGAATCGGAGCGTGTCGAGGATCTCCAGGACAAGCTGGTGATTGCGGAGCAGGGCAAGCAGTCCGGGATTCTTGAGACTACTCTCGACGGCACCGATGCTGAAGAGACGAAGGACACGCTAAACGCGATTGCCGACGAGTACGTCTATCAAAACGTTCAACTGAATACCGCCGAGACCGAGAAGACGCTGGTCTTTCTGGATCAGCAACTTCCTGCACTCAAGAAGGAACTGGAGTCGTCAGAAGAGCGATATAACAATTTTCGGAACCGCAGCGGGACAGTTAGCTTGAGCGAAGAGGCCAAGCTCGTTCTGCAACAATCGGTGGATGCCAACTCTACGCTGCTTGAGTTGAAGCAGAAGCGCGTGGAGCTCTTGCAGCGCTTCAATCCCGCAAGTCATAACGTCGCGACGATCGACAGCCAGATTAGCGCGGCGCAGGATCAGGTCGGCCTTCTGGCGCGCCGCATCACAGCGCTGCCAGATCTTGAGCAGTCCGCTTTGCGACTCATGCGCGACGTTACTGTCAATACCGACTTGTACACCGGCTTGCTGAATAGCGCGCAGCAACTCAAAGTTCTTAAGGCTGGCAAAGTCGGCAACGTGCGGATCGTGGACCGTGCCGTCCAGCCGGATAAACCTGTCAAGCCGAAGAGGCCACTGGTCGTTGCGCTGGGCGTTGTCCTGGGTCTGATTCTGGGTACCGTTGCCGCCTTTATCAACCGGGCTATTGTGCGCGGCGTAGAGGACGGCGACGTGATTGAACGTGCAACGGGCGTGAGCATCTTCGCGGCAATCCCGCAAAGCGAGCAACAGTCGGCGTTGGAAAACTCCATGCGAAAAGGCGAGGAGGGAATATTCGCTCTCGCCAAAGTTCGGCCGGACGATCCCACCATTGAGAGCATTCGCAGTCTTCGGACCTCGTTGCAGTTCGCCATGCTCAATAGCACGAACAATATTGTGGTGGTTACCGGCCCAAGCCCGGGCGTAGGAAAGTCATTCATTGGCTCTAACCTGGCGGCAGTACTGGCTACAACAGGCAAGCGCGTTCTGTTGATCGACGCGGACATGCGGCGAGGCCACTTGCATCAATTCTTTGACACGCCCCGGGAGAATGGGTTGTCGGAGTTGATTCTGGGCACCCATACGGTGGAACAGGCGACCCGGCGGCAGGTACTGGAAAACCTCGACTTGATAACAACGGGGACCGTTCCGCCGAATCCAGCCGAATTGCTTCTCGCTGACCGCTTTGCCAAGCTGCTTCATCAATTGGCTGCCTCGTATGACATTGTCCTCGTCGACACGCCACCCGTGCTTGCGGTGACGGACGCGGCAATTGTGGCGAAACTGGCGGGCACGACGCTCCTGGCGCTACGTCACGGACAGCACCCGCTGCCTGAAATTGCCGAAGCGGTAAGACGGTTGCGGCAAGGGGGCGCTGTGCTGAAGGGGGCCATCTTCAACGGCATTCCGCGCAGGGTTATTGGCTACGGCCGATATTACGGCGGGTACTACACGTACCAGTACGGCCGCATCAAGAAGTAG
- a CDS encoding polysaccharide biosynthesis/export family protein, with the protein MSKRSVCFAQSPKGFQRLFVRLGLIVLPAFTMLSACTVAPGMKMSTPAVVALNDGSDTQTPTTDLKIPITDIDLSTIQAARETEDKPAFLRLENASATTDLYTVGRGDVLQITVWDHPELALAQGAQPPATTQKAADPGSGFVVDQSGNLQFPFAGRLHVEGLAPQEIQSKLTAELAKTFNDPQVTVRVSSYRSKQVYIDGEVRVPGVQVLNDVPMNLYEAINRAGGFSPTADQSRLMLVRNGESFRINLPRILQEGYNPARLVLRQGDLLRVLSREDSGVFVMGEVNKPTVAVPLRDGRLTLSDALAQAGSLNTSSSDPSQVYVIRGSADKNFKVFHLDAKSPVSMLLANQFNLQTNDVVYVDGNGLVRFSRVLSLLIPAINAGLTAAIATK; encoded by the coding sequence ATGTCCAAGCGTTCCGTATGCTTTGCGCAAAGCCCAAAAGGATTCCAACGACTATTCGTACGTCTCGGCCTGATAGTCCTGCCGGCCTTCACCATGTTGTCCGCGTGTACTGTTGCTCCCGGGATGAAGATGTCCACGCCGGCCGTGGTTGCGCTCAATGACGGTAGCGACACTCAAACACCGACCACCGATCTCAAGATTCCGATTACCGACATCGATCTTTCGACGATCCAGGCGGCGCGCGAAACAGAAGATAAGCCGGCGTTTTTACGGTTGGAAAACGCAAGTGCTACGACCGATCTTTATACGGTCGGCCGTGGGGACGTGCTTCAAATCACCGTATGGGACCACCCTGAGTTAGCGCTTGCGCAGGGAGCGCAGCCGCCGGCCACGACACAAAAGGCGGCAGATCCCGGGTCCGGCTTCGTTGTGGATCAGTCGGGCAATCTGCAATTTCCGTTTGCGGGTCGTCTGCATGTCGAAGGGCTGGCGCCGCAGGAGATTCAGTCAAAACTGACTGCCGAGTTAGCCAAGACGTTCAACGATCCGCAGGTAACGGTGCGTGTGTCCTCGTATCGTTCGAAACAGGTGTACATAGACGGCGAGGTCCGGGTGCCAGGTGTTCAGGTTCTGAATGACGTACCAATGAACCTCTACGAAGCGATTAACCGCGCCGGCGGATTTAGCCCCACCGCAGATCAGAGCCGGCTGATGCTCGTTCGAAACGGGGAGTCGTTTCGTATTAACTTGCCGAGGATCCTTCAGGAAGGATACAACCCGGCCAGGCTCGTCCTTCGTCAAGGAGACCTGCTGCGCGTTCTGTCACGCGAGGATAGCGGCGTTTTCGTCATGGGCGAAGTTAATAAGCCGACAGTTGCTGTGCCCTTGCGCGACGGCAGGCTGACATTGAGCGACGCCCTGGCGCAGGCGGGTAGTCTGAACACATCGAGTTCCGACCCGTCGCAGGTCTACGTCATTCGTGGATCCGCCGACAAGAACTTCAAGGTGTTCCACCTCGACGCAAAATCGCCGGTTTCCATGCTTCTCGCCAATCAGTTCAATCTGCAGACCAATGACGTTGTCTACGTCGACGGCAATGGATTGGTGCGGTTTAGCCGTGTTCTGAGCTTGCTCATTCCGGCCATCAATGCAGGTCTGACAGCGGCGATTGCGACTAAATAG
- a CDS encoding lipopolysaccharide biosynthesis protein has protein sequence MTLINNTKWVAVSQFSRVGLQLLGMLFLARLLGPADYGVMAMAMIVVNLANLLRDLGTSAAVVQRDELDENAKATVFWLNFGVGLTLSALVAGLATLIGYIFVSPNLPKVLWLLALGFPITASSAVHQALLERQSQFKLLARVEILSSGTGLSVAILLAHFGFGVFCLPAQILTAAALSSTQLWILSRWRPVRKFNVESFKSLFSYSGNLTAFNLINYFARNADSIVVGKLLGAVQLGVYSQAYRVMLFPLQNMTFVATRALFPLLSRHQNEPLVLRNLYLKTVMMVVTITGPLMCGIWVLRSEFVHIVFGAKWSAVVPVLAWLAPVGFIQSVVSTTGTVFMATGNTKSLMKLGLIATVLQVGGFIIGAFWDVNHVAAMYAVANMINFFVAMTATMKHLGSGISYLLAKISRPLAICAVMMVCMTVLRIKLIDTGMSALPLAILVSAVGAAVYGLMGFGWIKKTVFTFAEKRAQVE, from the coding sequence ATGACACTTATTAACAACACGAAATGGGTTGCCGTTTCCCAATTTTCTCGCGTGGGATTGCAGCTATTGGGCATGCTGTTTCTGGCGAGGCTTCTTGGGCCCGCGGATTACGGCGTAATGGCGATGGCGATGATCGTCGTCAATCTCGCGAATCTTCTGCGAGACCTGGGAACCTCGGCGGCTGTTGTTCAGAGAGATGAACTGGATGAGAACGCAAAAGCCACGGTCTTCTGGCTGAATTTCGGAGTCGGGCTGACACTTTCAGCACTGGTCGCGGGTTTGGCCACCCTGATCGGATACATCTTTGTGTCGCCGAATCTTCCGAAGGTGTTGTGGTTGCTCGCCCTCGGCTTCCCGATCACCGCTAGCTCCGCCGTTCATCAGGCTTTGCTTGAGCGTCAATCGCAGTTCAAGTTGCTTGCAAGGGTTGAAATTCTATCTTCGGGAACAGGCCTCTCTGTGGCTATTCTCCTGGCCCACTTTGGGTTCGGCGTGTTTTGCCTGCCGGCGCAGATACTCACTGCGGCTGCGCTGTCGTCGACGCAACTGTGGATATTGAGCCGGTGGCGCCCGGTAAGGAAATTCAATGTCGAATCCTTTAAATCCTTGTTCTCCTATAGCGGGAATTTAACGGCGTTCAATCTGATCAATTATTTCGCGAGAAACGCCGACAGCATCGTCGTCGGCAAGTTGCTTGGCGCGGTGCAATTGGGTGTTTATTCCCAGGCCTATCGGGTCATGTTGTTTCCGTTGCAAAACATGACGTTCGTAGCCACCCGGGCGCTCTTCCCGTTACTAAGCCGGCATCAGAACGAACCGCTTGTCCTGCGGAATCTGTACCTGAAGACCGTCATGATGGTCGTAACGATCACGGGCCCCCTGATGTGCGGGATCTGGGTCTTGAGGTCCGAGTTCGTGCACATCGTATTCGGCGCGAAATGGAGTGCGGTAGTTCCGGTTTTGGCCTGGCTTGCGCCGGTTGGATTTATACAGTCAGTGGTTAGTACCACCGGCACTGTTTTTATGGCAACCGGGAACACGAAATCATTGATGAAGCTCGGATTGATTGCGACGGTTCTGCAGGTCGGTGGATTCATTATTGGCGCCTTCTGGGATGTCAATCATGTCGCTGCGATGTATGCCGTTGCAAACATGATCAATTTCTTCGTGGCTATGACTGCGACCATGAAACATCTGGGCTCAGGCATTTCGTATTTGCTGGCGAAAATTTCGCGGCCGCTGGCGATTTGCGCCGTGATGATGGTTTGCATGACTGTGCTGCGGATTAAATTAATCGATACCGGGATGAGCGCGTTGCCGCTCGCGATATTGGTCTCTGCGGTAGGGGCGGCAGTTTATGGGCTGATGGGCTTTGGGTGGATAAAGAAGACCGTTTTTACATTTGCCGAGAAACGTGCCCAGGTGGAATGA